In the genome of Crassostrea angulata isolate pt1a10 chromosome 6, ASM2561291v2, whole genome shotgun sequence, the window AGCATTTTCTTTTCCGGGTGGGGGACTATGGCAATTCACAGTTATGGCTTTTGGGCTATGTAATGCCCCTGCGACCTTCGAGAGGCTCATGGAAAGAATCTTTTGGCCTCTCATGTGAAATATGCTTAGTCTATTTAGACGATATTATCGTCCATTCAAAAACATTtgacaaacaaattgaaaatctCAGATTAGTGTTTGATCGATTAAAAGAAGCCAACTTGAAATTAAGTCCAAATAAATGTCAACTTTGTCAGAAAGAGGTACTTTATCTTGGTCAGAAAGAGGTACTATTTCTTAGTCATAAAGTCAGCGAACAAGGTCTCTACAGATCCGAATAAAATAAAAGCAGTCAAAGAGTGGCAAACACCAAGGTCTACAAAAGAAGTTAGAAGTTTTCTCGGGCTGACatcatgttataaaaaaattatattgcattatGCTGACAAAGCTAAGACTTTACATAGATTGACAGAAAAATCAGAAAAGTTTCACTGGGATGAAAATTGTCAGAAGTCTTTTGAGATATTAAAAAATGCCCTTGTTACTGCCCCTGTTTTATCATATCCAAAAGAAAACGGAACCATTATTTTAGGTACTGATGCAAGTCTGGTTGGCCTCGGTGCAGTACTCTCTCAAATACAAAACGGAAAAGAAACAGTCATTGCATATTACAGCAGGACATTTTCCCGGCCAGAAAGGAGCTACTGTGTGACAAGACGTGAACTTCTAGCTATAGTTAGCTCATTAAAGAATTTTCATCACTAACTATATGGACGGCATTTTTTAGTCAGAACTGATCTCGGCGCGTTAAGATGGCTGTTGAATTTTAATAACCCAGAAGGGCAGATGGCACGTTGGTTTGAGGTGTTAGCCtcatatgattttgaaatacaaCACAGAGCCGGGAAGAGTCATAGTAATGCCGATGCACTTAGTCGTAGACCTTGTATAGAACAACATTGTTTGCACTGTCTCAGGACAGAacacaaagaaaataaagaggATGAAGGGTTTAATAATAAACAACAATTCATAGGgaattcaaacaaaattgtttttgcaACAACCAGATCTGGACAGCAAAATGAAGCACCAGAAGCTACAAAGGATGACATACTACCCTTAAAAGAGCAACAAAGAAATAATCCAGTACTTAAATTTATTATTGAGGCAAAAGAGAGAGATCTTAAACCTGAATGGTCCAATATATCTGCAATGAAAGACAGTATGAAATACTATTGGCAAAGGTGGGATTCATTAGAGTTAAAAGAGGGAATTTtgtattacaaatttataaacaCAAAAGGCTTTATTTCTTGGTTAGTTGTTGCTCCTCCTTCAGCAAAAGAAACTATTCTTAGTCAACTTCATGATGGCATAACTGGGGGTCACCTTGGAATTGAGAAAACTCTCCTCAACGTTCAACAGCGAATCAAAGCCACCACCAAAGAAATGGAAGGCACATCTAAAGCAATACAATGTTGGTGCTCCCTTCGAACGTCTAGCAATGGACATCTTAGGACCTTTTCCAAGGTCaaataaaggaaataaatatttattagtaGTGGgggattatttttcaaaatggttAGATGTCATTCCTGTGAAAGACCAGGAGGCTACCACTATATCAAAAGCTTTTGTTAATAGACTTGTGTCCATCTTTGGTGCatcattacatttacatattgaCCAAGGGTCAAACTTCGAATCAACAGAGAGATTTAGAGAGATTTACAAGATCTTAGGTATTCAAAAGACTAGAACAACCCCAGTCAGATGTGATGGTTGAAAGAGGCAATCGGACCATAAGTCATATGATACCTgcatttatttcagaaaatcaaAAAGACTGGGATGAAAATATTAATCTTCTTATGTTAGCATATAGGTCCTCTGTTCATGAATCAACAAAAGTGACACCAAACGAAATGGTTTTTGGACGACAAGTCACTCTACCTATAGAATTAATATATGGAAAACCAACAGCTGATACAGAAATTCCAGATAGCTGCGAGGAATATGCCTATCAATTGCAACAAACTCTTGATAAGATACATGAATTTGCTAGAAAACACCTTCAAATGTCTTCAGACAACATGAAACGTCGTTACGATAAGCAGGCACATCAACTAAACCTTGAAATTGGGGCAACAGTGTGGTTGTACAACCCTAAGCGAACTAGAGCTGTATGTGCTAAACTACGAACAAAATGGGAGGGTCCTTATACAGTACTTGAAAAGTTAAATGATGTCATCTTCAAAATCCAGAAAAACAAACACTCAAAACCAAAGATTGTCCACCACGCCCGCTTCaaaccttatacatgtactatcaacAATCAGTAACATCCCCATAGACATAAGGTACTATAACCCTATAGTATCAACACCAATAACAATACATCATGAGTGCAGAGCtgcaattaaaaatatataacttgtaCTAAAATATTCAGAATGTGTATAGTTCCTTAAGATATcctaatttatataattacagATCACCATGTACAGGTGCTTGAATGCCCTGACCTAAGCTTTGAGAGAAGATCTCTTTGCGAGCGCCATGTTTTTGAAAGGCACAGCGGCTTTGGTTACCTGTGCACTGTGTGTCATAGGATCTTCAATAGGCCGGACAATCATTCAGGTCCTTGTGTAGGGAATGAATTACTGTTGAGAAAGAAAGCGACCAGAACTTTCACAGAGGAAGAGGCAGAGGAGCATCGGGTGTTCATGAGAAATCTTCATAAGAAAATCCAAGTTAGCAAGGAAGATCACAGGCGTACTCCATCTAAACGCCAGCAGCTGCAccaaaataacagaaaaagatTACACCAGGGAAACTTCAGAGCAGGAAAAGAGAACAATCATATAGAAAAGAGAGCCAGATCGCAGGAAACTGAGAGAGTTGCAAGAAAAGAAGAAACAGAGAGGGAAGAGTCTTCCCCTAAAGCCCAGCCAGAGCCAAGACCAACAGTGCTACAAAAACAGAACAAGAACGCCAAGCTACAAATAACACAGCTAGAGTCAACCAATGCAAAAGATGAAAGTAATGCGGAAAGGTCAAATGAAGATGACTGCCTTTCTCTATATGCAGAAGGGTTTTCCGATGCAGAAATTCAGGAGGCATTCAACAAGATTATCTCTACGCCCCCACCACCAAATCAGGACATCACCTTTCCACCTGTAAAAAAACTAGACACCACGCCTGCAACCCCAGTGTTACGTCCAAAATTTCTTCAATATCTACATCAACCAGTGTGTCTTCCGTTTATTCTCCTATGACCAAAGAATCAAGCACCACAGTTCCGAGCTACGTACCAACACCAAAGATGGATGATaagataaagaaaataaatgagtCTCAGAGGAAGAGAATTATTCTCAATATTGGGGGGAGGAAATTCGAGACCTCAGTGTCGACCCTTATGGTCAAACCCCATTCAGTGTTGGCCAAAATGATATCACCAGGAGGAGTGAAACCTTACAGTGTCGTCAATGTGTACACGTATTTTATTGACAGGAACCCACAGAACTTCAACTATGTATTAGATTACCTAAGGAATGGAGGAGATCTTCCCCTGGATGCTTTGCCACTAGATCAGAAGAGCTTACGTGAAATTGTCATGGAGGCTAAATTTTATGAACTACGAAATCTAGAATTGATTTGTGAGAagaaaatcatcaaaattaaGAACCTCGATTTAACCGCAGAGTTGGCTGCTTTAAGCAAGATGTAACATTGATATTTGAAGACAAATATTTCTTTCAAGGACGAGGGTAATGTTATGACCCATGAACATTGctgattaaataatttatttacctATTtacttattcatttatttatttgtttatttattccaATATTGTTATTGTACttagttgtttatttattgttgATATTGTTATAGTATGTTCCTATGCGATTGTTGAAGAAGTATCTATAATATATAAAGGATTTGTTGAAACATGCAAATCTTGATGTCTATTTTAGTACGGTACTGTACTACAGTGTTTTGTATATACCAGGATTTCTATCCAGCAGAAATACTAGGCGAATTTATTCAAACAGTATGATACACATCAGAACAACTATCTGTCGTCTATATCTAACGTGCAACTCTATTTACAATGAATTAATGCGTCTTGAGTACTCTTGGCCAAAATGATCGCTTACAAGTTATGTCAACACGTGCTCAGCACTTCGCCGCTTCAGAAAACTATTTTCTGCTTTATACACTACATACCACGATGTTTAGACGGAATAAACACAATCTACGTTGTTTAATTACTTACGTCTGACTGTTAAGACATCGATAAATCCTTGTGTTAGCTGCATCATCGTCTTTTTGAGCGGAAACCCTGTAATGTTTTCGTTCGCAGACACCATTTTACTTCATGAATATTGATTAGCGGGTCACGTGATAACGGCTATATAAGGCCGAGCCCAATCAGAATTAGACACTTCGGTCACTTCTTGTTTGAGATGAGTCAGCTTCAGCTCTTTCAGCCCGACCTCCCGGCTACGAATGTGAATATTTTGCACCTTCTCTATTAGATAGGCATATCTGAACATAGGTTCCATTCATGGTATGTTAAGGTTTTAGTAGATCTTCAGTATCACCTTCTGCATCATATTCAGCATCCCTGCTCACATTCCTCAGAAGGTGCAACTAAATCAAGTTCAACACCTTTCAACCCCTACTTCTAGAATTAGCACTTGGTTTCTCATATTTATATAGTTCATCAAAAGCCTAGGTGATTTCATCTGGTGCACCTTAATAAGGTGCAACTATACTATTAATTGTAGTAGTTGTTTACACCTTCTATTAAAAAGTCAGCACCTTCCCGTATAGACTGTACCTTCTACATTTGGGTATAAAGATTTCATTATAGGTAATAATTTATACAACCCCGAGACTCAAGACACACCTAGACCTAGGAAGGAGACCCTCCAGAGGAagattcttaaattttatatttttataactgaataaatttgtattgattttaaataatcttGTCATTACTCATCTTCTACCAGGTACAGAGGGCTCACACATTTTGAAACAACTGAGACCTTACAATTAAAGTTAAAACTAGTGTATTTAGAATATCAAAAAGGTACCAGTTGCGTTCAGTTATCGCTGAAATACTTGTATCCTTTTGGAAGTTCTTTGATTCCATCACTTATCAACACTTTCTTACAATTTCCTCGATATAGCCGAACGTAATCGCGGGGACGATAGGAAAATCGCTTGTTAATGTTTTGACTTTCACTTGGACAGCCATTGTTTCTACCTACGCTAGCCTCATTTTGGATGCgttatgaatattcattaaGATCTCAATAAGAGAGGAaaacttaattttaatattgccaaaaaaaaaccgttttaatTGTGGGAAAATtgtcaattcattatatttGCGCTTAAGTGTCCCTATATAAACAGgatgttaaatattttgaatcatgatttttagtCAGAAAAGACCAAATAACTACAAACTAGAAAATGTAACGAACCTTGTTACGTAGAAACGATTTGGTTAGAAAATTGTTGGACACCATACTATAGCAGGTTTACTAACAACTTCTCCTTGATAGATTTATTTAACTTTTAAGAAGTAAACCGAAACAACAACTATATACCATTGGAAGCGGAAGCACAAAAGCCTCAAGATGGCGATTTTGTACTTATTGCCAGCGCAAATGGTGAAACATTACTTCACTTATTAAACAATGGCAGTGCCTAGACATTTAAATCGATATGGTAAGAAAGATCACTCTAACAGCCAACTCGTATTCGtactttaaagggacttggtcACGACTTGagatcaaatattttatttttattttttatgtataaaatggtttactgtacattttaaatgattgaccaaaatattgaatgttaaagtcaagatACAAACGagcaggcttggggtaatgctaaatgtaatggtaatgcattgcaatgcattacatattttcaaagtaatgctagtaatgtgtaatgccacaattttagcattacaagtaatgctaatgtaatgcattactttccaaaatctagtgtaatgctggcattacatggcattactttgcattactatgcatatttatgcatgttcactttaaaaaaatgtgatgaataaatgaatagttgaaattgaatttgattaaatttatttttaaagaagaaagaaataattctaattaagaaaaaaatgttttaattgtacatgttttattgaaaaaggttttttaaaattcatttttgaattgtttttattaccaaagataacagcacaatttcataacatttttaagagtgttgttttttgaattgtttttattactaaagataacagcacaatttcataacatttttaagagtgttgttattaagagtttttaatcatttaaacaatttactccaattagtttgcacttcaataagaaatgtgtcaacaacacactatgcccccaggataatctaagtatcaaaacaatctattgttataagaagtgctaaacaccccattccccttcccttcgctatgtcacaatagaataggagacagacatgcacctttaaaagcaaaatgaatgcactgtccatccatgatgaaaatcaatatcacttccaatattataacccatttgaaaataatcttacttatttctctctctctctctctctctctctctctctctctctctctctctctctctcttgtatattaattacactgtacattagtttggactgatagaaaatacaagatttatgtatttaaactattattgcacttaatttatcctaagataaagatcgtcaaacagtatttcCAGTCAAAGCTTTGACTGttcctgcaaaacatttatttagtatagcccggaagatggatgcatttaaaagatgaaccctttaaaacttcgatcataaagtgcaacagcaatcttttgtcttaaagtgtcctccgaaaaagaaatacgattaaaatatattaagaaatataactgggaaaaatcataagtttataaattaataaaattaagtgtccaaaatcaTAAAGATTTGTTTCATCTGGGGatttatctatatttagcttttaaaaaccgcaacattatttcataaattgttttttgttacgcaaatgttatcctgtgtctttatttcatatctgatattgaatcatgccaaatgtctataaatatcattttacttatataatatgttgttcatattgccacaatatgattatatattgagcaaataaagaatgactcttgtttattcattgaatttgaacctgatactgagcatgaagctgtagatatgttaaagagtgttgtatatttgaaacatttgcaagaacactttattagctttactttaaaaaaaaaagtaatggtaatggtaatgcattactttactcatgtaatggtaatgtaatgcattacttcaaaaaatcaagtaatggtaatggtaatttaatgcccaaattcatgaagtaatggtaatgtaatgcattactttacaatgtaattcgccccaagcctgaaaACGAGATACAGAGGtcagaattggttgttatgtaaacaaagctcgagtcttatagttgtttacaaaaataatgaaatgcaGAGAATTACtttttcttagacaaaatgacatgtaaaaaacgatttaaataaataattcaatatcttcataaatactcttatcaacaaaagaaagatttgattgaaacttacaacAGTACAACACATAtgaacaagaatagaattcctgggtcccccgccggtcaagcagtatactagtatcgaccaaggctgatttaggaacttgaccaaggtattagtggtatgaacatttggtataaatttaatgaaaatccgtcaaaactTGTAGGCATgggagcgcttacaaggtcaatttttggataaaacggggtcattattgtggtcaaagtcctataactccaacaaaagtatcgaccaatgctgattttcaaacctgaccaaagtattagtggtataaacattcggtataaatttaatgaaaatccgtcaaaatttgaaggcatgagagcgcttacaaggtcaatttttggataaaacggagtcattattgtggtcaaagtcccataactccaacaaaaagtatcgaccaaggctgatttaggagcttgaccaaggtattagtggtatatacatttggtataaatttaatgaaaatccgtcaaaatttgtaggcatgacagcgcttacaaggtcaatttttggataaaacggagtcattattgtggtctaAGTCCCATAACTCTAACAAAAAGTattgaccaatgctgattttcgaacttgaccaagacagtagtggtataaacatttggtataaatttaatgaaaatccgtcaaaatttgtaggcatgagagcgcttacaaaaaattgtgacggacggacacacggacggacgcccggcatttctttttcccgctccgcgttgcggcgggggacaaaaaatgacaatattcgagctttgattacaaaataaagaattatgaactctgtatcatgcttataacttgatatttgactttcataatttgacatagcattacaaacttctatatttatcagaataAACATtggaaattgaaaaataaaatttgaaaacataaagtcaaatcgtgtccaaatCCCTTTAAGATAAATTAGACTTGACAAGAAGTAGCTCCTAAATTACcataattttctcaaaatattaagTAAACCTTTCAGCAAAAAAACAAGCTTTAAATTCAAAGACGTCAACATAAGCATAATGCaccatcttcccaagtcaagggtttctgatccgcactcTCCCTTGTGGGGAACAAGAGTGGACCGAAAAcgcttggctagcgaagatgataaTGTACTAGTAAAAGAAAGTCATTTTAAGAATTTATTTAAATCTGTTGACAGAAGACTAATGGATTTGTTGATCGtccagcctccttaattttttaatgtaaccTCGACTAGTGCTATCTTGCGTTTGCAAGCTATCACACCTCAAAATACTGATATGGAGACGgacaaaaatattaaaggtaAGTCTACATTACCAATGTCAAACTTGGATGGGATGAAATGGAGTAGTGGTTGTTTGCTGCCAAAATTACCATAAAACATTTCCGGTTTTGTGCTCATGTTTTTGGCAGTGATATTGTTTTTAGGGAAAGGCGTAGCTTTTTATGTCATCTGAGTCACTCGGGTAACTTTTTCCGTTAGTCTTCATCTATCGTCGTGCGTCGTccgtataatatatatacattttcgtTTCcatataacttttaaaaattagtttgtGAAGGTGATGTTCAATTCCAGTGCCTTTGGGTTTAACGTGCTGTGCATAAACTGTAATACACAGGATGaatctgccattcagtcaactgaatggtctggaaaggtgactgaatggcacacatatgccattcagtcacatttcagtcacctttcaattgactgaatggcagagattcatcctgtgataGCTTCTTGGAGTTCAATTTAATATCGCATTTTCACATAAGTAACGTTAACCTAGAAGTTACTAATATTTTCTATAACCATTTTCTTGTAGGAGTTATTCGGTTCTATTGCCATTCGACAACTTTGCTACGATCAGTTAGTTACGCTCAGATGTTTGACTCTGACACAGCCAGAGCCCGGACAGACACTCGTTGCACGAGACAAACGGACGTCGCATCGTCATTAAACAACTTTCGTAATACGGAAGACATGAACAATGCAGGGGCATTTCAGCTATTCTTATGCAAGTTTGACGCCGCCCTGGCTGAAAAcaagaaattgattttgaaaaaaaaagattaaagccAAAActtgctttaaaagaaaacgaGAATTCTTTTGACTCCAACTTGAACACCATAAAGAGAGGTACTATTTTCTAACACACATTTAAACAGATTATGAAAAAATTGAGAAACCTATTGATTTCGGCGATATTGCCAAAGTTAAAgatgtaatttaaaaagaacTCTTAACTTAacataaaagttttttaaaaaaatggttatTAGAATTGCAGACATACAGATGGGACGTCgccaaaaaattcaaagatgACCGAATTACAGAATGCAGAAGAAAGCCAAGGGACTCAGACAGGCAGAGGTTAGGGGTTAAAATAAAAGGTATGACAAGAAAGAATTTTAAATCCTTTTTTAAATGCGacagcaatattttttaaactagaTATGCTCCCTACCACAGGTTCCAGTTCAACTTTGCAGGCTGGAACAACGGAGGCTCGCAATCCAGACCGTTCAGAATTCAACCGGACCAGTGTCCAAACGGTAACGGTTTTGGACATTGAAAAATCAACTGTCCGCTCAAAAAAGAAGTCACACCATTGGAAAAGCAACATTCACTCAGACCAGCGCATCGGGAGAATGTGATAGAACATAAACTGGTACGGGAAAACTTGACTTATAAACAACGATTTgtagatattgtaaaattttgaaaaaaagaaaatgtcagacgtttttattaaaaaacaatttgcGCCGAACAATACATTATTGAAACCATTCTTTGGTTATTATATTCCTTTTGAGTTTCCTTTTCCAGATTCTGATTATCTTCAAAACAACAAGATTTTGTAGACTACGAAATTGAGAGTTTATTGGGTAAAAACAGTACTGTCGCATGACGTCATTGTGAGCATTACGCAATATTTTACTGTTATCGGTTATAATATTAGTGTTACGTGTTGGAGGGTTTtgccaatatatatattttttttatttatacttgtgtttaacacattttaagctatgtaaagtgaaatgacaataatgtttaacaattgaaatcgctgaattcaatgaaaaacttATAAAAACCATACATACATTTAGGCAAACTTGAAAGAGActacaatttataattttttacctGGCAAGGCATTTGTTTGCAGATTTCGATAGGATATATCATGaacaagatgtaattataatcgGGGCGATTATAAAGTCTCTGAAACGAACGAGGCCATCATTGGGTGTAGGGATGAACCACATGGGTCAAACTTTACAGACAAAAAGATTTAgaacttgattatttttatttcttaagtttCATGATGTTCCCCAGGGGTCCTTTACTATACATTAGGTGAACCAACATGACCCatagaacaagaatatatatggttaaggggtggggatcttaacgttttaaagatatttgggcacttcctgttgTTTTAGGGGGGGGTCaagaccacccccggggccaaTGACATACATACCATTTGATTCCCCTTAACACatggatcaagaatatatatggtttaggggtcaggATTCTAACAGATTCTGAGATATATAGTCATTACCAAttccttggggggggggggatgaccccaggggtctgatctaataaaccctatatattgcctgcaatagtcaatatatgattctgaaaaccctatattattatctttgttcgttttcaagttataaccATTTACAACAGAGTCTACAATTTTCCTCATGAGGTTCAATATTAGACCCCACGACCTTTTGACCCCCCAGAAAAGTGGTTGGCCAACCCCAAATGAGACAAATAATTTGCACATCTAGATATGCATGCCTATCGTATCCTACGGTTTTAAACAATTCCGGgtagccatctctgagaaacgcGGCGGACAATTTCAGAGAGGAAAGAagaagaaccgtacaaaaacaaaaagtctCCAATCTTTGTTTGGGAGACTTAATGACAAATGAACCAATTTTCAGTGAGTTTGACCCATTATCTTATAAGTTATAGACGTTTAATTTATGTTGCAAAACTGTACCTATTCATTGTAgaaaaattgtatcaaaatgCACTTTACATGTGATAGCTTTCATACTAGCAAGTTTATATGgccttaaaatatttaaatacacaaaatactAGTAAAGGTCGTGATAAATATCTTcaaaaaattgctttattatatagaaatcggttttaaaaaatgtgatgtttgaTTGGAAAGCAGTCGTCGCTATAATCGGCCTGGTAGTGCACCTGTGTTATCGCCTACAGCAtggacaaaatattttcaacatattaatatttaagtTCAGTTTGAATGTGTACATATTcatctttaaatttaaacacAACTTACACGGATTAAACCATAACAACATCAAGGATGGAGAAACCTCAAGTCATTGCTCAAATATTGGAAAACACAGGGTCGTAAAATTTTCGTTTATCTGGATGACTGTTTGGAATTGTCACTAGATTACAGTTCTTGTAAAGCAATGTCTTCTACTATACAAGCACATTTAAAAATTAGCAGGGCTCTTGATTTACgtaaaaaacattttggaaCTGGGTCAGTCGATGAATTAAATGGGTTTTTCTTGGAATATAGCGCAAGGGGTCAAGGGACATAATTATTCGCCGCTTCAAAATGGCCGTCGGAATTTGCGCACCTTGATATTTGGgatgtattaaaaattttaatgcttATCTTACCTCAATACTTTGTTAAATTGCCTTTCATCTTTTAAACTTCAATTAGCCTTCCAGGAGGGTTGCATAAAGGTCCTCAATATAAGCGGTAGGTATATTTCCCAGCAGTCCGAATTTCCGCCATGAGTTGCTGTTTTGTGTTAATGAATTCGGCACGGTTTTCAagtgttcttttttatttttaaccaaatgTTCTCGATGATATTTAGGTCAAGGAGACTGGACAGGCCATTATGTTGTTCAGtaattactagtatattgtTATTGGCAATGTATTCTTTTACTAAATTGGTTCTATATACAGGAGCATTGTCGTCCATAAATATATATTGGTTATCAGGCTGGTTGTCTTGCTAAAACCGGCCAAAGGTTTTTGTcttatatttcaatatattttctagCATTTATGTTACCTTCTACATCAATTAAAGTCCGTATTCCCTTTATAGATACACATCCCCAGATCATGATACTCCGATGTCGTTGCGATGGCGGACAAACAAGTTGTGCTTTGTATTTTTCGTCGTCTTCTCTCCATATATAAACTTTcttattttttccaattactAACTGGCTTTCATCCCTAATAACCATTTGGTCTAATCCAGGTACTCCTCTCCTTACACCATTTACAACGAGCCTTTTTGTTGACCTCGCGAATCGCGACTTTTTTCTTGGCAATCCTCCGTTTGTATCCAAGTtcttgaatttttctttttatagttCTGGGACAAAATCTATGATTGTTGCCCTCATTTACAATGCCAGTTAGGTCTTCGCGCGAAAGTTCGTTTTTATCTCTGTCCGTAAACACTCTCTTCCTTCCCCTTCCTTGTTGATTTTCTACATGTCTCgtttcttcaaaaaaaaatttcacgaTACTACGTATTGTAGATCTAGGAATTCCTAATGTTCTTTCCAACTCTGATGTATTCCTGTTTTCTCTATAAGCTTTTACAATCATATGTCTGACGTTCCTACATAATTCTTTTCCATTTCGGCCCATCTTGTTTTCGTATAAATTTACTGGCAAACAATACTGCAGAAGTCAAAAATCGTGTGTATACGTCAACAATTTTAGTATCACATCACAAAGTTAAAATTAGAAAAGGTGCACGTTTCgcttgaaatttttaacttgttttgacccAAGAAATAGATAGCAACGTCCAACGGAAAGTACAAGGTTAAACGGTTCTAAAATGGCATCGTACCGTTCTTatatgcatacttttcaaacaaaatgacatgttgGAGTTCATTactattgcttttatatcttttggcaacaatTTTGGAC includes:
- the LOC128187534 gene encoding putative potassium channel regulatory protein — encoded protein: MTKESSTTVPSYVPTPKMDDKIKKINESQRKRIILNIGGRKFETSVSTLMVKPHSVLAKMISPGGVKPYSVVNVYTYFIDRNPQNFNYVLDYLRNGGDLPLDALPLDQKSLREIVMEAKFYELRNLELICEKKIIKIKNLDLTAELAALSKM